One window from the genome of Haloprofundus halobius encodes:
- a CDS encoding TorD/DmsD family molecular chaperone, with protein sequence MDDAAVYDARLELLDFVVEVFWDVPDEAFVANLLGDGLQLPDAAVNTSLDEGFDLLREFVAKNQGRDPAAVHDELAQEYTRVFVGPRPPVLAHETYYRDDTDFIGEGLANVEASYAAAGWNPPEEYGEENDFIAVELAFLRSLVERQFHGAEEAFGYERVFLDEHLTTWHEAFVDDVLDETEEPLFRAAALVFAGLVEFEDELVAQMAR encoded by the coding sequence ATGGACGACGCCGCCGTCTACGACGCCCGCCTCGAACTGCTCGACTTCGTCGTCGAGGTGTTCTGGGACGTGCCCGACGAGGCGTTCGTCGCGAACCTGCTCGGCGACGGCCTCCAGTTGCCTGACGCGGCGGTGAACACCTCGCTGGACGAGGGATTCGACCTGCTCCGGGAGTTCGTCGCGAAGAACCAGGGACGGGACCCGGCGGCGGTCCACGACGAGTTGGCGCAGGAGTACACCCGCGTCTTCGTCGGCCCGCGGCCGCCCGTGCTGGCCCACGAGACGTACTACCGCGACGACACCGACTTCATCGGCGAGGGGCTGGCGAACGTCGAGGCAAGCTACGCCGCCGCCGGGTGGAACCCGCCGGAGGAGTACGGCGAGGAGAACGACTTCATCGCCGTCGAACTCGCGTTCCTCCGCTCCCTCGTCGAGCGACAGTTCCACGGCGCGGAGGAGGCGTTCGGCTACGAGCGCGTCTTCCTCGACGAACACTTGACGACGTGGCACGAGGCGTTCGTCGACGACGTGCTCGACGAGACGGAGGAGCCGCTGTTCCGGGCGGCGGCGCTCGTTTTCGCAGGTCTCGTCGAGTTCGAGGACGAACTCGTCGCCCAGATGGCGCGCTAA
- a CDS encoding cytochrome b/b6 domain-containing protein, which yields MTNLDHGKFTRMTTTFHTLLALDVFILFFSGYGLMFNDELWWLVTLMGGSTGVTAVHRIAGLGLVALIVFWMLMMLTTSTGRGNFREILLGPDDVAAAIQDFKFVLGMADERHPNARQFAGYKSDEVPLLSYIGKGVVYIFSIELTLLTISGLLIWSKTGVMQYFATKTAAMAFVVFHGLLGVIMLMGVMFHIFEHGFHPAFYPVEVKAFIPRKLIPEEHADTEHDSTGISQLTLAPSWGWATNVMGVLTVIGIVSVLVGSIFDEGYPVPRELAVGGGPTDLLLTVGINVGILVLFIGMALQMYGNLMRVRWQKQLEAEARATTATDGGQVDHPNDD from the coding sequence ATGACGAACTTGGACCACGGGAAGTTCACCCGGATGACGACGACGTTCCACACGCTGCTCGCGCTGGACGTGTTCATCCTGTTCTTCTCGGGCTACGGGCTGATGTTCAACGACGAACTCTGGTGGCTCGTCACGCTGATGGGCGGCAGCACCGGCGTGACGGCGGTTCACCGCATCGCGGGCCTCGGCCTCGTCGCGCTCATCGTCTTCTGGATGCTGATGATGCTGACGACGAGCACCGGCCGCGGCAACTTCCGTGAGATTCTGCTCGGTCCCGACGACGTCGCCGCCGCGATTCAGGACTTCAAGTTCGTCCTCGGGATGGCCGACGAGCGCCATCCGAACGCCCGGCAGTTCGCGGGCTACAAATCCGACGAGGTGCCGCTGCTTTCGTACATCGGCAAGGGCGTCGTCTACATCTTCTCCATCGAACTGACGCTGCTCACCATCTCGGGGCTGCTCATCTGGAGCAAGACCGGCGTGATGCAGTACTTCGCGACGAAGACGGCGGCGATGGCGTTCGTCGTCTTCCACGGCCTGCTCGGCGTCATCATGCTGATGGGCGTGATGTTCCACATCTTCGAGCACGGCTTCCATCCGGCCTTTTACCCCGTCGAGGTGAAGGCGTTCATCCCACGGAAACTGATTCCCGAGGAGCACGCCGACACCGAGCACGACTCGACGGGTATCAGCCAGCTCACCCTCGCGCCGTCGTGGGGGTGGGCGACGAACGTCATGGGCGTGCTCACCGTCATCGGCATCGTGAGCGTCCTCGTGGGCAGTATCTTCGACGAGGGCTACCCCGTCCCGCGCGAACTCGCCGTCGGCGGCGGACCGACCGACCTGCTTCTGACCGTCGGCATCAACGTCGGCATCCTCGTGCTGTTCATCGGAATGGCGCTGCAGATGTACGGCAACCTGATGCGCGTCCGCTGGCAGAAGCAGTTGGAGGCGGAGGCGCGCGCGACGACCGCCACGGACGGTGGGCAGGTGGACCACCCGAACGACGACTAG
- a CDS encoding hydrogenase iron-sulfur subunit encodes MNVGAFVCSCGDTCDIDLERARDGVRDVDVVASSTLLCEDGLPAMAQLVDEYDLDQLLVTAPDSGCQRRFRALAEEKGLHPEATSFVDHRAGAGWVHDREAATDKTARLLNARRAGLEHEAATRSVTGEAGDAVVVVGDAETAAALAATAEVTLVADGRDFHDLDVDLSDVTVERGRVVGVEGEFGDFELTLRAEVTEDCVSCMKCVKEGPGGMLTRYPVDIDPDAPGGDWEECCPTDAIDRSGVERTLETDQVVYPDTTSVARGGRLGFYTGPVDAGTVAAVESLLGGVTKPKHLDLDLDVCAAGESSQQGCTACTDACPHDAVRRPTIDSVEFDEVACQDCGACTSACPTGATMLREPSNERLAREVEALLDVEEQGGGWLFNRGERGIETPVIAFVCSERASDALRAYGRRAASGTDLAYPPILPVSVNCTDTVGEAHVLHALATGADGVAVVGCGEGCLHAGPDPKAELVERLNRATTDLGLGERTAFFAPDPADHESFVAEVEAFVDGLSETPVPAGEHRATGVVRDDKPNPAFNTHDWALESIRVVVDHATPERDVVRGLETFGRMEVSEACNLTPTCSTLCPTDAIRRTGDGDLQFSHEDCVNCGLCEEGCPETAITMRTGLDLSRLPERNDGERWETVYEGEMAECVRCGKAFASRGSIEKVKGEVGDVVEGVAPTADASVFDYCGDCRAGLLFEHGGGR; translated from the coding sequence ATGAACGTCGGCGCTTTCGTCTGCTCCTGCGGCGACACCTGCGATATCGACCTCGAACGTGCGCGCGACGGCGTCCGCGACGTGGACGTCGTCGCCAGCTCGACGCTGCTCTGTGAGGACGGCCTCCCGGCGATGGCGCAGCTCGTTGACGAGTACGACCTCGACCAGTTGCTCGTCACCGCCCCAGATTCGGGCTGTCAACGACGCTTCCGCGCGCTCGCAGAAGAGAAGGGACTCCACCCGGAGGCCACCTCGTTCGTCGACCATCGCGCGGGCGCGGGCTGGGTCCACGACCGCGAGGCGGCCACCGACAAGACGGCCCGCCTGCTAAACGCGCGTCGCGCCGGACTCGAACACGAGGCGGCGACCCGGAGCGTCACGGGCGAGGCCGGCGACGCCGTCGTCGTCGTCGGCGACGCCGAGACGGCCGCCGCGCTCGCCGCCACCGCCGAAGTGACGCTCGTCGCCGACGGCCGCGACTTCCACGATCTCGACGTCGACCTCTCGGACGTGACCGTCGAACGCGGGCGCGTCGTTGGCGTCGAGGGCGAGTTCGGCGACTTCGAACTCACGCTCCGCGCGGAGGTGACAGAGGACTGCGTCTCCTGTATGAAGTGCGTCAAGGAGGGTCCCGGCGGGATGCTGACGCGCTACCCGGTCGATATCGACCCGGACGCCCCCGGCGGCGACTGGGAGGAGTGCTGTCCGACCGACGCCATCGACCGCTCCGGTGTCGAGCGCACCCTCGAAACCGACCAGGTGGTGTACCCCGACACCACCTCGGTCGCCCGCGGCGGCCGACTCGGCTTCTACACCGGCCCCGTCGACGCCGGCACCGTCGCCGCCGTCGAGAGTCTCCTCGGCGGCGTCACGAAACCGAAACATCTGGATCTCGACCTCGACGTCTGCGCGGCCGGCGAGTCGAGCCAGCAGGGCTGTACCGCCTGCACCGACGCCTGCCCGCACGACGCCGTCCGGCGACCGACAATAGACTCCGTCGAGTTCGACGAGGTGGCCTGTCAGGACTGCGGCGCGTGTACGAGCGCCTGCCCGACGGGCGCGACGATGCTCCGCGAACCGTCGAACGAGCGCCTCGCACGCGAGGTGGAGGCGCTGCTCGACGTGGAAGAGCAGGGGGGCGGTTGGCTGTTCAACAGAGGCGAGAGGGGCATCGAGACGCCCGTCATCGCGTTCGTCTGCTCGGAGCGCGCGTCCGACGCGCTCCGCGCCTACGGCCGCCGCGCCGCCAGCGGCACCGACCTCGCGTACCCGCCCATCCTTCCCGTCTCGGTGAACTGCACGGACACCGTCGGCGAGGCCCACGTGCTGCACGCGCTCGCCACCGGGGCCGACGGCGTCGCCGTGGTCGGCTGTGGCGAGGGCTGTCTGCACGCCGGGCCGGACCCGAAGGCCGAGCTGGTCGAGCGACTGAACCGCGCGACGACGGACCTCGGCCTCGGCGAGCGAACCGCGTTCTTCGCGCCCGACCCCGCCGACCACGAGTCGTTCGTCGCCGAAGTCGAGGCGTTCGTCGACGGCCTCTCGGAGACGCCCGTTCCGGCGGGCGAGCACCGCGCGACGGGCGTCGTCCGCGACGACAAACCGAACCCGGCGTTCAACACCCACGACTGGGCGCTGGAGAGTATCCGCGTCGTCGTCGACCACGCGACGCCCGAACGCGACGTGGTTCGGGGGCTGGAGACGTTCGGGCGGATGGAGGTGAGCGAGGCGTGCAACCTCACGCCGACCTGTTCGACGCTCTGTCCGACCGACGCCATCCGCCGGACCGGCGACGGCGACCTGCAGTTCAGCCACGAGGACTGCGTCAACTGCGGGCTCTGCGAGGAGGGCTGTCCGGAGACGGCCATCACCATGCGCACCGGACTCGACCTCTCGCGCCTCCCGGAGCGCAACGACGGCGAGCGCTGGGAGACGGTGTACGAGGGCGAGATGGCCGAGTGCGTCCGCTGCGGGAAAGCGTTCGCCAGTCGGGGCTCCATCGAGAAGGTGAAAGGCGAGGTCGGCGACGTGGTCGAAGGGGTCGCGCCGACCGCCGACGCCAGCGTCTTCGATTACTGCGGGGACTGTCGCGCCGGACTGCTGTTCGAGCATGGAGGTGGCCGATAA
- a CDS encoding ubiquitin-like small modifier protein 1, giving the protein MQLELRFFATFREAVGQKTIEREFDEGLAVGDVLSTLEAEFDGLEGQLLEDGGLRPQINVLKNGREVLHMEGIETTMEDGDTLSVFPPVAGG; this is encoded by the coding sequence ATGCAACTCGAACTGCGGTTCTTCGCGACGTTTCGCGAGGCCGTCGGACAGAAGACCATCGAGCGGGAGTTCGACGAGGGTCTCGCCGTCGGCGACGTGCTCTCGACGCTCGAAGCGGAGTTCGACGGACTCGAGGGCCAGTTGCTCGAAGACGGCGGCCTCAGACCGCAGATAAACGTGCTGAAGAACGGCCGCGAGGTGCTACACATGGAGGGCATCGAGACGACGATGGAAGACGGGGACACGCTGAGCGTCTTCCCGCCGGTCGCGGGTGGCTGA
- a CDS encoding 4Fe-4S dicluster domain-containing protein — MSQGVMSVGEDARIFPDVEACIDCGGCVVACKRTWDVPRDEQRISISTMLEGEEAAAGLNAHSARALRQGQNPGETSVPMQCYHCENAPCVSVCPTDSLFKKDNGFVEVRDDLCVGCQYCLSACPFGAPQFPDADEGAAKLFGTGGTMDKCTMCEERQDVGKGPACAEECATDALLVGTAGQIAEELDKRGSASFFNQEAMEIIFGAEDAEAFQ, encoded by the coding sequence ATGTCACAGGGCGTCATGAGCGTCGGTGAGGACGCGCGAATCTTCCCCGACGTGGAGGCGTGTATCGACTGCGGCGGCTGCGTCGTCGCCTGCAAACGCACGTGGGACGTCCCGCGGGACGAACAGCGCATCAGCATCTCGACGATGCTCGAAGGAGAGGAGGCGGCGGCGGGGCTCAACGCCCACAGCGCGCGGGCGCTCAGACAGGGTCAGAACCCCGGCGAGACGAGCGTGCCGATGCAGTGTTACCACTGCGAGAACGCGCCCTGCGTCTCGGTCTGTCCGACCGACTCGCTGTTCAAGAAGGACAACGGCTTCGTCGAGGTCAGAGACGACCTCTGCGTCGGCTGCCAGTACTGCCTGTCGGCGTGTCCGTTCGGCGCGCCGCAGTTCCCCGACGCCGACGAGGGCGCGGCGAAACTGTTCGGCACCGGCGGCACGATGGATAAATGTACGATGTGCGAGGAGCGCCAGGACGTCGGCAAAGGGCCCGCCTGCGCCGAGGAGTGTGCGACGGACGCCCTTCTCGTCGGCACCGCCGGTCAGATCGCCGAGGAACTCGACAAGCGCGGCAGCGCGTCGTTCTTCAACCAAGAGGCGATGGAGATAATCTTCGGTGCCGAGGACGCGGAGGCGTTCCAATGA
- a CDS encoding formate dehydrogenase subunit alpha, translated as MSTEPVSLDLDRRSFLKASALAGAVALGGGGAGQALAQSEEGETDGADVEGELTKTICNFCAVGCGFRAERKGSAFAGQEPWHENPINNGSLCSKGAAIYGSEHSEKRLKHPLKKVDGEWQKISWSEAYDDISSELERIREEFGPDSVMWLGSAHHSNEEAYAFRKLASLYGTNNCDHQARICHSTTVAGLANTWGYGAMTNTINDYRNFDLNIIIGQNPAEAHPIAMQHILEGQRRGGTIASVDARFTKTSAHADSFYRIRPGTDVALMMGLIYYLREQGELDQEMLDGRVNGWPDIDRNLDQYDLETVADITWISQEQIQELGDLIIENKPNVQIEWAMGGTQHNNGTQNIRSYALASLASGTAARSGGGLQVMRGHANVQGATDLAVASHILPGYYSVSSAGSWQYWADVWTQSPYTSGSISFRELYDRYDLMERDMYARQDEYVNYGDSSDPDDSEAAGENEGEIDDSFPSERSMMFQNGLTVARWFDAALPQEQRLNETPIYQPNPVKAAFFWGHSANSISEMEKMRDGMDLLDLLVVVDVFPSLASVMADRSDGVIILPAASQYEHYRSLTNSHRSVQWSDPVRNPSHNTKPDLQIMQELAAELGFGDHFDWGTGPELYSGKSTYQDVLREINLGVRTIGYQQDPERLESQREYDWAFSTEDLKATQGPHKGEFWQLPWPCWGEGHPGTPIIWTDDLDPNEGGHDFRARWGTTAPTPEEWNEMTTPAEEYPLRSTFDQQGEEGLNLLRDSFDPDWWNGSGPIRGVPQYPGFTTTLPEDFENADAPNLPTRYALDPTKSVLDAARDMNERFDWADFDLDDYRPYDFKQPDPPTGRAKARAVAWNFLDPIPVHREPIESPRPDLVEQWPANGQQRNFYRLDQNNATVQEDATRKAAENGFDVIMTTGRQVEHQGGGSESRSNIFLADLQPHMYAEITPNMADELGVDGGDLVVVSTTDRGSVLVKARVTNRPNDRETFLPFHWGGIWRGKSLEERYPDGTVPFALGDSVNLITSKGYDVETQMQETKAAMVKVRPATQELVDELNMDVDLSSLEFPQDRDNVGTQKDFDVRDSKTVQ; from the coding sequence ATGAGCACAGAACCGGTTTCACTAGACTTAGACAGGCGGTCCTTCCTGAAGGCGAGCGCGCTCGCGGGCGCCGTCGCCCTCGGCGGCGGCGGCGCGGGCCAGGCGCTCGCCCAGAGCGAGGAGGGCGAAACGGACGGGGCCGACGTAGAGGGCGAACTGACGAAGACCATCTGCAACTTCTGCGCGGTCGGCTGTGGGTTCCGCGCCGAGCGGAAAGGCAGCGCGTTCGCCGGGCAGGAACCCTGGCACGAGAACCCCATCAACAACGGGTCGCTCTGCTCGAAGGGGGCGGCCATCTACGGGAGCGAACACTCCGAGAAGCGGTTGAAACACCCGCTGAAGAAGGTCGACGGCGAGTGGCAGAAGATCTCCTGGTCAGAGGCGTACGACGACATCTCCTCGGAACTGGAGCGCATCCGCGAGGAGTTCGGCCCGGACAGCGTGATGTGGCTCGGCAGCGCCCACCACTCCAACGAGGAGGCGTACGCGTTCCGGAAACTCGCGTCGCTGTACGGGACGAACAACTGCGACCACCAGGCGCGCATCTGCCACTCGACGACGGTGGCGGGCCTCGCGAACACGTGGGGCTACGGCGCGATGACGAACACCATCAACGACTACCGCAACTTCGACCTCAACATCATCATCGGGCAGAACCCCGCGGAGGCGCACCCGATTGCGATGCAACACATCCTCGAAGGCCAGCGTCGCGGCGGCACCATCGCCTCCGTCGACGCGCGGTTCACGAAGACGTCGGCGCACGCCGACAGTTTCTACCGCATCCGCCCGGGGACGGACGTCGCGTTGATGATGGGGCTGATATACTACCTGCGCGAGCAGGGCGAACTCGACCAGGAGATGCTCGACGGGCGGGTGAACGGCTGGCCCGACATCGACCGGAACCTCGACCAGTACGACCTCGAAACCGTCGCGGACATCACGTGGATAAGTCAGGAGCAGATTCAGGAACTGGGCGACCTCATCATCGAGAACAAGCCGAACGTCCAGATCGAGTGGGCGATGGGCGGTACCCAGCACAACAACGGGACGCAGAACATCCGGTCGTACGCGCTGGCGAGTCTCGCCTCCGGCACCGCCGCCCGAAGCGGCGGCGGCCTGCAGGTAATGCGCGGACACGCGAACGTCCAGGGGGCGACCGACCTCGCGGTGGCGAGTCACATCCTGCCGGGCTACTACTCGGTGTCGTCGGCCGGGTCGTGGCAGTACTGGGCCGACGTCTGGACGCAGAGTCCGTACACGAGCGGGAGCATCAGCTTCCGGGAACTGTACGACCGCTACGACCTGATGGAGCGCGACATGTATGCGCGGCAGGACGAGTACGTCAACTACGGGGATTCGAGCGACCCCGACGACTCCGAAGCGGCGGGCGAGAACGAGGGAGAGATAGACGACTCGTTCCCGAGCGAGCGGTCGATGATGTTCCAGAACGGGCTGACGGTCGCCCGGTGGTTCGACGCCGCGCTCCCGCAGGAGCAGCGACTCAACGAGACGCCCATCTATCAGCCGAATCCGGTGAAGGCGGCCTTCTTCTGGGGCCACTCGGCGAACTCCATCAGCGAGATGGAGAAGATGCGCGACGGGATGGACCTGCTCGACTTGCTGGTCGTCGTCGACGTGTTCCCCTCGCTGGCCTCGGTGATGGCCGACCGCTCCGACGGCGTCATCATCCTGCCCGCGGCCAGCCAGTACGAACACTACCGGTCGCTGACGAACTCCCACCGGTCGGTGCAGTGGAGCGACCCGGTTCGAAACCCCTCGCACAACACGAAGCCCGACCTGCAGATAATGCAGGAGCTGGCCGCCGAACTCGGCTTCGGCGACCACTTCGACTGGGGGACCGGCCCCGAACTGTACAGCGGCAAGAGCACCTACCAAGACGTGCTCCGCGAGATCAACCTCGGCGTCCGGACTATCGGGTACCAGCAGGACCCCGAGCGACTGGAGAGCCAGCGCGAGTACGACTGGGCGTTCAGCACCGAAGACCTGAAGGCGACGCAGGGGCCGCACAAAGGCGAGTTCTGGCAACTACCGTGGCCCTGCTGGGGGGAGGGTCACCCCGGCACGCCCATCATCTGGACCGACGACCTCGACCCCAACGAGGGCGGCCACGACTTCCGCGCCCGGTGGGGGACGACCGCTCCAACACCCGAGGAGTGGAACGAGATGACGACGCCCGCCGAGGAGTACCCGCTTCGGTCGACGTTCGACCAGCAGGGCGAGGAGGGGCTGAACCTGCTCCGGGACTCGTTCGATCCCGACTGGTGGAACGGGTCGGGGCCGATCCGCGGCGTCCCGCAGTACCCCGGCTTCACGACGACGCTGCCCGAAGACTTCGAGAACGCCGACGCGCCGAACCTCCCGACGCGGTACGCGCTCGACCCGACGAAGTCGGTGCTCGACGCCGCGCGGGACATGAACGAGCGGTTCGACTGGGCGGACTTCGACCTCGACGACTACCGCCCCTACGACTTCAAGCAGCCGGACCCGCCGACGGGTCGGGCGAAGGCCCGCGCCGTGGCGTGGAACTTCCTCGACCCGATTCCGGTCCACCGCGAACCCATCGAGAGTCCGCGACCTGACCTCGTCGAACAGTGGCCGGCAAACGGCCAGCAGCGCAACTTCTACCGCCTCGACCAGAACAACGCGACGGTTCAGGAGGATGCGACGCGGAAAGCCGCCGAGAACGGCTTCGACGTCATCATGACTACGGGAAGACAGGTCGAACACCAGGGCGGCGGTTCCGAGAGTCGCTCGAACATCTTCCTGGCGGACCTACAACCGCACATGTACGCCGAGATAACGCCGAACATGGCTGACGAACTCGGCGTCGACGGCGGCGACCTGGTCGTCGTCTCGACGACCGACCGCGGCTCCGTCCTCGTGAAGGCGCGGGTGACGAACCGCCCGAACGACCGCGAGACGTTCCTCCCGTTCCACTGGGGCGGTATCTGGCGCGGCAAGAGCCTGGAGGAACGCTACCCCGACGGGACGGTGCCGTTCGCGCTGGGTGACAGCGTGAACCTCATCACGTCGAAGGGGTACGACGTCGAAACGCAGATGCAGGAGACGAAGGCGGCGATGGTGAAAGTACGGCCGGCGACGCAGGAGCTCGTCGACGAACTCAACATGGACGTCGACCTGTCGTCGCTGGAGTTCCCGCAGGACCGCGACAACGTCGGGACGCAGAAGGACTTCGACGTCCGTGACTCGAAAACAGTCCAATAA